In Camelus dromedarius isolate mCamDro1 chromosome 3, mCamDro1.pat, whole genome shotgun sequence, one DNA window encodes the following:
- the SLC6A7 gene encoding sodium-dependent proline transporter: protein MKKLQGAHLRKPVTPDLLMTPSDQGDVDLDADFTADRGNWTGKLDFLLSCIGYCVGLGNVWRFPYRAYTNGGGAFLVPYFLMLAICGIPLFFLELSLGQFSSLGPLAVWKISPLFKGAGAAMLLIVGLVAIYYNMIIAYVLFYLFASLTSDLPWEHCGNWWNTDLCLEHRGSKNGNGALPLNLTSTVSPSEEYWSRYVLHIQGSRGIGSPGQIRWNLCLCLLLAWLIVFLCILKGVKSSGKVVYFTATFPYLILLMLLVRGVTLPGAWKGIQFYLTPQFHHLLSSKVWIEAALQIFYSLGVGFGGLLTFASYNTFHQNIYRDTFIVTLGNAITSILAGFAIFSVLGYMSQELGVPVDQVAKAGPGLAFVVYPQAMTMLPLSPFWSFLFFFMLLTLGLDSQFAFLETIVTAVADEFPYYLRPKKAVFSGLICVAMYLMGLVLTTDGGMYWLVLLDDYSASFGLMVVVITTCLAVTRVYGIQRFCRDIHMMLGFKPGLYFRACWLFLSPATLLALLVYSIVKYQPSEYGSYRFPAWAELLGILMGLLSCLMIPAGMLVAVLREEGSLWERLQQASRPTMDWGPSLEENRTGMYVATLAGSQSPKPLMVHMRKYGGITSFENTAIEVDREIAEEEESMM, encoded by the exons ATGAAGAAGCTCCAGGGAGCTCACCTCCGCAAG CCTgtcaccccagacctgctgatgACCCCCAGTGACCAGGGGGATGTAGACCTGGACGCGGACTTCACGGCAGATCGGGGCAACTGGACAGGCAAGCTGGACTTCCTGCTGTCCTGCATCGGCTACTGTGTAGGCCTGGGGAACGTCTGGCGTTTCCCCTATCGCGCCTACACCAACGGAGGAG GCGCCTTCCTCGTGCCCTACTTCCTGATGCTGGCCATCTGTGGCATCCCCCTCTTCTTCCTCGAGCTCTCTCTGGGCCAGTTTTCTAGCCTGGGACCCCTGGCCGTCTGGAAAATCAGCCCCCTCTTCAAAG gtGCCGGCGCCGCCATGCTGCTCATCGTGGGCCTGGTGGCCATCTACTACAACATGATCATCGCCTACGTCCTCTTCTACCTCTTCGCCTCCCTCACCAGCGACCTGCCCTGGGAGCACTGCGGCAACTGGTGGAACACAGACCTCTGCCTTGAGCACAGAGGCTCCAAGAATGGCAATGGGGCCCTGCCCCTCAACCTCACCAGCACCGTCAGCCCCAGCGAGGAGTACTGGAG CCGCTACGTTCTCCACATCCAAGGCAGCCGGGGCATCGGAAGTCCCGGGCAGATCCGCTGGaacctctgcctctgcctgctaCTTGCCTGGCTCATCGTGTTCCTCTGTATCCTCAAGGGTGTGAAGTCCTCGGGCAAG GTGGTGTATTTCACGGCCACGTTCCCCTACCTCATTCTGCTCATGTTACTGGTCCGCGGAGTCACCCTCCCAGGGGCCTGGAAGGGCATCCAGTTCTATCTCACCCCTCAGTTCCACCACCTGTTGTCTTCCAAG GTGTGGATCGAAGCTGCTCTTCAGATCTTCTACTCCCTGGGTGTGGGCTTTGGAGGGCTCCTCACCTTTGCTTCCTACAACACATTTCACCAGAACATCTATAG AGACACCTTCATTGTTACTCTGGGCAACGCCATCACCAGCATCCTGGCTGGCTTTGCCATCTTCTCCGTGCTGGGCTACATGTCTCAGGAGCTGGGTGTGCCTGTGGACCAAGTAGCCAAAGCAG GCCCCGGCCTGGCCTTTGTCGTCTACCCACAGGCCATGACCATGCTGCCCCTCTCACCCTTCTggtccttcctcttcttcttcatgTTGCTGACCCTCGGCTTGGACAGCCAG tttGCCTTCCTGGAGACCATTGTGACAGCTGTGGCAGACGAGTTCCCGTACTACCTGCGGCCCAAGAAGGCTGTGTTTTCGGGGCTCATCTGCGTGGCCATGTACCTGATGGGGCTGGTCCTCACCACCGAC GGCGGCATGTACTGGCTGGTCCTTCTGGACGACTACAGTGCCAGCTTCGGACTAATGGTGGTGGTGATCACCACATGCCTCGCCGTCACCCGGGTGTATG GCATCCAGAGGTTCTGCCGGGACATCCACATGATGCTGGGCTTCAAGCCGGGCCtctacttcagggcctgctggctGTTCCTGTCCCCAGCCACGCTCCTG GCCCTGCTGGTGTATAGCATCGTCAAGTACCAGCCCTCAGAGTATGGCAGCTACCGCTTCCCAGCCTGGGCAGAGCTGCTGGGCATCCTGATGGGCCTGCTGTCCTGCCTCATGATCCCGGCCGGCATGCTGGTGGCTGTGCTGCGAGAGGAGGGCTCGCTCTGGGAG CGGCTCCAGCAGGCCAGCCGGCCAACCATGGACTGGGGCCCGTCGCTGGAGGAGAACCGGACGGGCATGTACGTGGCCACGCTGGCCGGGAGCCAGTCGCCCAAGCCACTGATGGTGCACATGCGCAAGTACGGGGGCATCACCAGCTTCGAGAACACAGCCATCGAGGTGGACCGCGAGATTGCAGAGGAGGAGGAATCCATGATGTGA